The Syntrophorhabdaceae bacterium DNA window TGCGAAGGGAAGAGACCTTTGGCATAGAGGAAGTTTTCCATATCGATCCAGAGGAACCCGGGGTCGTTGGCCCCCCACTGAGACGCGCTGGCCGAAGATATGACCGTCGGTTTCAAATGGAGGGTCGTAAGAGCGGAATAAACACAGATGTTGAGTGCCGGAAAGGATCCTGAGAAGCTGACGGCCACATCGTCCCCATCCTTCACGTGCGCCTCTTTGAGTAGATGGACCATGACCGCTGCGAAATTAGGATTCGCAGAAGTTTGCTTGGATTCAAGAATGCCCGTGTCGCTCGTCACGGAAGAGGCAAAGGCCCCGATGAGCCCCGATCCTGCTGGATCCGTCTCGG harbors:
- the pgsW gene encoding poly-gamma-glutamate system protein, with translation MTRIYWRPQSTPLFAFIIVALFSLSGIIAVEHFQTLTKRPYYREKIEASKLALEAMQLIKEERLDRGIAIDPETDPAGSGLIGAFASSVTSDTGILESKQTSANPNFAAVMVHLLKEAHVKDGDDVAVSFSGSFPALNICVYSALTTLHLKPTVISSASASQWGANDPGFLWIDMENFLYAKGLFPS